A genomic window from Hyla sarda isolate aHylSar1 chromosome 8, aHylSar1.hap1, whole genome shotgun sequence includes:
- the LOC130285385 gene encoding taste receptor type 2 member 4-like: MELSIRILKAITLILGTISGISINSSIVAEYCRTWTLQHQPGVYILFSTVVTNLLLQCSVTFDGFLYTFENYMIFVHEVYVTDFTILYFLIELSFWNTAWLSVYYCLKLLNLPYRFFFQMKLRFSTFVPQLLVGSVIGTLLINVPFLWTLQITILPNMTDYKFSTFYPHTIFNTIFGCCLPFLITFTSIVLSVSSLLSHITKIKSPESHFTRPQLKAHMGAVRTMVTHLVLDLILCLVSTGLLISQQTLGIMMDTACWIFLMVYSTFQSIIFILGNPKLKKKLFICKIIRQN, translated from the coding sequence ATGGAGCTGTCAATAAGAATTCTCAAGGCAATCACTTTAATTTTGGGAACAATATCTGGAATCTCAATTAACTCATCGATTGTCGCTGAATACTGCAGAACCTGGACCCTGCAGCATCAACCTGGTGTCTACATTCTCTTCTCCACAGTGGTGACcaacctcctcctgcagtgctcCGTCACGTTTGATGGTTTCCTATACACTTTTGAAAATTACATGATATTTGTACATGAAGTCTATGTAACGGACTTCACAATCCTGTATTTTCTAATAGAACTGAGTTTCTGGAACACCGCCTGGCTCTCCGTCTACTACTGCCTAAAACTGCTCAACCTTCCATATCGCTTCTTTTTCCAGATGAAGCTTCGTTTCTCCACCTTTGTTCCTCAGCTGCTCGTAGGATCGGTCATAGGCACACTTCTTATTAATGTCCCATTCCTCTGGACCCTACAGATTACAATTCTTCCCAATATGACTGACTATAAGTTTTCTACGTTTTATCCTCACACCATCTTTAACACAATATTTGGGTGCTGCCTCCCCTTCCTTATAACATTCACCTCGATTGTGCTCAGCGTCAGTTCTCTCCTCAGTCATATCACGAAGATAAAGAGTCCTGAGAGTCACTTCACGAGGCCTCAGCTAAAGGCCCATATGGGGGCAGTGAGAACAATGGTCACACATCTGGTTCTAGACTTGATCCTATGCTTGGTATCTACTGGTTTATTGATATCACAGCAAACTTTAGGGATAATGATGGACACAGCCTGCTGGATATTCCTTATGGTCTATTCTACTTTCCAGTCCATCATATTCATTCTAGGAAATCCAAAACTAAagaaaaagttatttatttgtaaaataaTAAGGCAAAACTGA